Part of the Girardinichthys multiradiatus isolate DD_20200921_A chromosome 14, DD_fGirMul_XY1, whole genome shotgun sequence genome is shown below.
TTCTTCTACAGCCACAAAATTTGGATCTTGACTAAAGGTGCAAAATCCCAGATACAAACatctgaaatgagcttcttctgtGTGGTGGGCCAGGTTCTGCTTTTAGACAGAACTGAGGAGTTCTGTCATCCAGGGGGATCTCAGGATAGAGCCACTGTTATTCCACAGTAAAAGCAGTGAGCTAAGGTGATTAGAGGTGAGGCATGTCCAACTAGGAGAAGACCCTCGAACGTTCtagcacatgaatatgctttgatctaaaccatccggtgtatctctggctgtatgttcagggtggtcgtcctgctggaaggtggacctccaccccagtctcaggtctcctGCACCCCCtgataggttttcttccaggattgtcctggatttagctccatgcaccttctcatcaactctgaccttcTTCCCTACCCTTGATGCAGAAAACcctgcccacagcatgatgctgccgccaccatgtttcaccatagggatggtgtgttcagtgtgtGCAGTGCTCTTCGACACCGTTTTGCATTTAGGTcacaaagttacattttggtctcatctgagcagaggaCCTCCTTCCACGTGTTTGCTGTCTCCTGCATGGCTTGTAGAAGACTTTAAGCAGGACTTGTGGGTTTCTTCTTCCCACTCTCCCATGAAGCTTAGATTCATGGAGTGCCGTggatctcctccagagttatcatgagCTTCTTGGCTACTTCCTCCATGTCCTGGTAGGTCTTCAGTTGGTCCATTCTCTTTCCATGACCAGatgatggcttgaacagaattccatgagatgttcaaagttgggATGCTGTTTTAGAACCTGGCCCTCCTACATCataaatttcatatttttattattagtaaAACCTTGAAAACCAAGCATAATTTTCTCTCCACATTCATGTGATCGTGCACGACTATTATTTTAGAGCTCAGACCTTTTCATGATAGAAATCTCACTGTGTTTGTCTATGGAAAAATGgccttttttccacttcacctgACAAAATGCAGGAACATACGTAGCctcttctaaatgtttttcccccTGACGTTTTTCCTGTTTCTCATACGTCTAACTGAAACAAAACGTCCTAATCCAAACATGACCAGCCTATTTCAGCCTTCGTATCGATGTCTGCAGGTGCGGGTATCGATGTGGGCGGAggaggtgagtgtgtgtgtgtgtgtgtggggggggggggggggtgcaggGCGGAGTGGGGCGGCCCGTGGTCGTGCGTGGCAGTATCGGTCTATAAATGGAGCAGGTTGCGGGTTTATCTCACTTGAGCATCTTCTTCTGCTGTCCGGCGGGGAGTCAGTTTCATTCAGCCACTAACACCGGGGACACCTTCTTCAGGGGAGATTTTTCAGCAGTAGGTACGTTGGTCTTGTTTTAGCCTCGTCAGTCCAGATGTTCTGTTTGGCCTAATTTAAACTGTCTGTGATTTTAACTCAGAAATCTAACCTCTGGTCTCTAATGCAGCATTGCCCGCTGTTATCTCAGTCTATCTCCTGCGCGGCCATGAGCCTCCGGCTGGTGCTGATGATGAGTGCCGGGGTCGCGCTTGTGGCGTGCGCCCGCCGCGAGGCAGCGCGTGTCCGCCtgaactccatcagaaccgtgATTCTGAGAGAGAGCCACGAGCTGCCCGTGAACAGGACCGCGTGGGGACCTGGCATGGACCTGACGGTGAGTGTGATGAAGGGATGTGGAGGTAAAAGCAAACGCTGTAGATACATGAGGTCTTCACCTGTCAGTTTCAAAATACCAGAATCCAAAATAAACCCAAATGTCCCAACACGGTGAAAGCAGTTCTGCTAATGTGAAGAGAGGAGCCTGAAATTGGGTCACAAACACACAGTTTGTCCCCATTTTGTTAGTTAAATTTATACAAAATCCCTGAAAGTTTAATATGAGAGCTTGGCTCCAACTTTCCTGCTGTTAGCTGGAAACCTTCCCATTGGTTCAGTAACATGATAGATACTAGTTTTGGAGTATCTGCTTTCTGGGAACCaacctgtttgcagttttttaaatcattgacTGAACAAACACTTCAGTAACATTGGTCAGGTGGGCTATGTTACAGTTAGTGGATGAAAAAGCAGCACCAGTCCTGGGGGACCATTGAGAGCAGCTGAGAGGATTGTCTGGCCTGTTTAAAAGACCACATGATGAAATGAGGGCAGGATCTGGAAGATATTTCAGTAAAAAACCTAAACACGTCTGGTAAATGTGTTACAACAACCAGATTTGTGATTTGGAAGTCAAATATAAACAGTGCGCATTTAAAACAGCCCCAACTAATGCAGGAAAAAACTAGATGCTTGAAAACCTTTAGAAAAACTCTGAACAGCATTGAGACTCCAGCTGTTTTTCAGTCTAAGCTTATTACCTGTCAACTCATTAGGCTGATCGCTCTCACTCCAGATTAGATAATAACCAAGACATCCCCAGACAAAAAAACGATGTTCTCTACATCTTATTCCTATAGATCTTCAAGCACTAACCACATTTGTCCTGTTTGTAgctttgtgaaaaaaacaatcttTCATTGTCGtgactgttttttatttgcttagtGTTACAACTATTACCTTTGTTATCTTGTTTCTAAATCTATTGACAAATCTGTTACAGTGCTTTAAATGTTATCAATTTATCTTCTACAATTATTCCACAATAACTTAGCCACGATCTTTCAAGCTTCAATAAACAGACTGCTGCAACGTttctaaaaacacagaaaaatcagCCATAATGTTTTAGATTTGATCATTTTATCTACTGTTACAAACATGATTGGATGCACtgctaaaatgtttcaaatgcaTCAACAAAGAGTCTCAAACTTTATTCAACAAACTGTGTCAGTGTTTCAGACGTCATCAGACGGACTGCCTCAATGTTTCTAAATGCACTGGAAATTTGTTGCAGTTAAAACTGTTTGAACATGATCTTCAGTGAGTTTTCAGGTATATTTGGTGTACACCTCGTATAATGAAGTTCGCATGTTTCCCTGCAGCTGTACCAGTGCATGAGCGACCTGGAGTGCATCGAGGGCAACTACTGCCACATCCCGACTAAAGGCTTCGCACACTCCCGCTGCCAGACCTGCCGCAGGAGGAACAGGCACTGCCAGAGGGATAGCATGTGTTGCCCTGGCAACCGCTGCAACACCAGTAAGATCAGCCTTTAAAGAGATGttttaaaatcatcataatAGAGTTGAAAAATGGTAGCATGTTGCAAATACAAAAAATTTTCAGAGAATCTGAGtgttttcttgttcttttcACAGACATTTGTGTTCCTGATGTGGACACTTTTTTGTCTCGCGGTGTCTTGGACAATGATGGAAAAATTAACCCATCATCTAAAAAGGGTTTGAGGGGAAAAGGAAGAGTGAGCTTTAAAGGAACGTCTGGTAAAgataaatttatgtttttgcacatttctgAGGGTTTTTATAGTCAGAGAGCTTCTGAGAAGTGCTTGCTGTTCCCATCACTAAGAGTTTCCTTGTTTATGTTTCCAGGTCAGGTGGGGAACCCTTGCCTGCGCTCCTCAGACTGCTCAGACAGTTTGTGCTGTGCCCGTCACTTCTGGACTCGGATCTGTAAGCCAGTGTTGCAGGAGGGACAGGTTTGTACACGCCAGCGCCGTAAGGGGCACCAGGGCTCGGAGCTATTTCAACGCTGCTCCTGTGGTGAAGGACTCACCTGCCGGACCGTGCACGACCCAAACGACCGGACTCCTCCACCTTCATCCACTTTGCTGCCGAACGAGGCCATAAACTCCAAGTCTGCAGCATCCCCTTCCTTATCTCGGCACTCCTCTCCCCACACCTCAGTGTTGTCCACAGCCTCGTCGTCTGCATTGGGAAAGTCGTCTGCAGTGGTAGTAAAGACCAGACTCCACATGTGccagagaaaataaattagACTGATGGGAAGAAAAACAGACTGACAGAAGGATGGACAGAGCAAAAACAACTGCTATTCTGTGTCTGTGATCGAGCCTAGAGGCAACgggaggcagagaaatgtgtaaAAGAAAGGGAGGGGTGGATAACATTCCTGTTTACTGCTGTGAAAATTCCCCTTACTCCTCCTTAAAGGGTCCAAGTATCTGGATGGTAATCAGCTTCCTGTCAGGCAGCATTGACACACCAACTGAATGGGATGCCAAGCTCTTTGAGGTTCAGATGTGATTTCCTCCAGGGTGTCTAGACAAGCTGAAACCACTTTGAAATCCAGTCAGACCTCTTTTAGACCAACAACAAAAGTGCAAATGGTGATCCATATCTGATGTAATTCCCTCAGGTATAACAGAAAACACATTGTTTTCAGCAATCTGTTCACAAACTCAAAGGTCTTACAAGAGCTAAAGCCATCAGCATTACTTCAGCTTGAGTTAAAATCAGATCCAACAAAACCAAGTAAGCTCTGTGCTTCAGGATGTTTGTTGAGTTAGCAGGTGCTATGTGCCAAATTTAGTCAGCATTTCTAAAACTTTGGAttcactttttaataaagaacatTACAGTTGTATATTGCTGTATTcaacctccagaacattgcacCACAGACATGTAGACTGATTTTGTGAAGCCATCCCACACCTGGAAATGTTTCTTTGCTCCGTTTGCACCACTGTTCGAATTCCTTTCACATAACTTTTATATCACTGTTTCAAAGTTATGAGAAATAACATTATCTGTGAATGTTTGTTATGCATTTTAACAAATCTTACTCGGTTTAATGTCTTGGGAAAAATTCTGTTACCTGAGTAAAACCAGAGCTAATCAACGTTTGAGATTTAACTTTTTCTGGGCTGTATTGTTTTGATTGCACTGACATttgaattaattattttcataaatattaTGTCTTTTGTGGTAAATCTTGGTGTAATTATGTACATTTATTGAGTTTatcaaaaaaatatgtttttcttaaatgtaTCAATCTGGGAATAAGGTTTTACGATTAAATTGGGTTCTTCATATGTAGTACTCTGTGTTGTACTATGGTAAAAGGCATTATGTATGACCTGTGAACATAACTGCCCCATTTGTGCCAATAAATGTTCTACTAGCGGAATAAATGACTGCTGAAGGCACTGTAGCTAGCAAACATTCCCTAGATAAAAACATCTCCAGCAACATGCTGTAAATTGTTAATCTTGTGGGTCACAGATATGAGTTAATGTTGGACTCAAATACAGTTGATCGTACATATTTTAGTCATATTTAACTTGATCTTACTGCTAGCAGCTAGCTTGTAGTAGCTGCTAGCTTAGCTTCCTAGAATgctaaaatcttgttttttatgaATACATGAactctttattttaaatatataaacaagaGTTATCAGtagaaataataatagtaaaaccACTATATTATTATGATAAATAAACTCATCAGTCAAGATTATTAACAAtgcaatttattaacaaaaaacatGAGAGGGATAAAACTCCTCATTTATTGTTGTTTACTAACTTATCTGTGATCTGTGGAAACAGTTTTAACTCCCAGTGTTTATGTACCACAGTTTTCCTTAAATGCACTTTATATAAtctagaaatgtttaaatacaaGGACTTTGGACAGCAGAGGCACTCTTCCCTGAACATGCATTGACATCTAGGCGGTTGTGGCGGGattttcaaaatgggaaaagtcAGTAAAGACAGGAACTCCAGATCTAAACAGGTTAACATCATTAACAGCCATAGATTGAAGCTAGTAACCGTTGCAGTaaagttttgttaaaaataagtagaaaagaaaacagaagacgTGGTTGAAAGGCAAGGGTTAAAAGTTGTTCACATAAAGACATTTTAGGGAACATTACCACAGATGTTACAATCTCACCACAATGACAAACTGCTTACACTAATATAGTTACGTATCTTAAAAACTGGAAACATCTTAAAAACTGTATTAGACTGCAAAGCTTAAACATCAACACAAACATGAACAACCTATCTTTGCAACCATGTTGATAACTGGTCTTTTAACAAcac
Proteins encoded:
- the LOC124881316 gene encoding dickkopf-related protein 2-like, which translates into the protein MSLRLVLMMSAGVALVACARREAARVRLNSIRTVILRESHELPVNRTAWGPGMDLTLYQCMSDLECIEGNYCHIPTKGFAHSRCQTCRRRNRHCQRDSMCCPGNRCNTNICVPDVDTFLSRGVLDNDGKINPSSKKGLRGKGRVSFKGTSGQVGNPCLRSSDCSDSLCCARHFWTRICKPVLQEGQVCTRQRRKGHQGSELFQRCSCGEGLTCRTVHDPNDRTPPPSSTLLPNEAINSKSAASPSLSRHSSPHTSVLSTASSSALGKSSAVVVKTRLHMCQRK